In Pirellulales bacterium, a single genomic region encodes these proteins:
- a CDS encoding EndoU domain-containing protein, giving the protein MLDGDANGGGHGHGRGPPGKSEFPASLSDDEIAKGVADIANHPANYPQGTIPTSGPRVKIQGSIQGVPTTVIVEPGGEGVITAWPEGVPRNP; this is encoded by the coding sequence ATTCTGGATGGCGATGCCAATGGTGGTGGCCACGGGCACGGGCGAGGGCCTCCCGGAAAATCCGAGTTTCCCGCGTCGTTGAGCGACGACGAAATTGCCAAGGGCGTCGCGGATATCGCCAATCATCCGGCAAACTATCCGCAGGGCACTATCCCAACAAGTGGTCCGCGTGTCAAAATACAAGGAAGCATTCAGGGTGTGCCGACGACGGTGATTGTCGAGCCCGGAGGCGAGGGCGTCATTACCGCCTGGCCGGAAGGCGTTCCGCGGAATCCTTAG
- a CDS encoding PAAR domain-containing protein translates to MPMPAARAGDLHVCPMVTVLVPHVGGPILPPGWPMVLIGGQPAARMGDMAVCVGPPDVIMMGSPMVLIGGQPAARMMDVTAHGGMVMMGCPMVMIGP, encoded by the coding sequence ATGCCAATGCCAGCCGCCCGGGCGGGCGACCTTCACGTCTGCCCCATGGTGACCGTCCTCGTGCCGCACGTAGGAGGCCCCATCTTGCCGCCGGGGTGGCCCATGGTGCTCATCGGCGGGCAGCCTGCCGCCCGGATGGGCGACATGGCGGTATGTGTCGGGCCTCCCGATGTCATCATGATGGGTTCGCCCATGGTTCTCATCGGCGGCCAACCGGCAGCGCGCATGATGGACGTCACCGCCCATGGCGGGATGGTTATGATGGGCTGTCCGATGGTAATGATCGGCCCTTGA